The proteins below come from a single Panicum hallii strain FIL2 chromosome 7, PHallii_v3.1, whole genome shotgun sequence genomic window:
- the LOC112900773 gene encoding uncharacterized protein LOC112900773, with protein MQQAASSSAPSAGFREEVTDDGWVLLGAGGSSDTAAGGRPLRPPRRGGNRPPAVGQPPFDFDPATDDLVGRYLPARRALRCGDLPPQIHDADVYGAHPAFLAKVHPPANCARPEWLFFVCRGRGLGGKRRAGPGAYRLTGEAKPSGGWYCHSFRYYEDSAEASDARETEWRMEEYGDRCPGGAGALDVVVCKVYPARGGALDRRLRLDGAARRAGADVRPQVLTQLYLASLSAGDPLRCRMHRAADMCAAHPAVLTAVLPPANDQFEWFFVVRRPRTEDHGDDDGTARPRRAGPGQYVPAARYWDVKDGEGRELGYWRLFRYREDDEQVRRTSRTVWSMEEYGFGPDFPYGEHGGDEELVVYKVYLRMARQ; from the coding sequence ATGCAGCAGGCCGCGTCGTCGTCCGCGCCGTCCGCCGGCTTCCGCGAGGAGGTGACCGACGACGGCTGGGTTCTcctcggcgccggcggcagcagcgacacggcggccgggggcaggccGCTGAGGCCACCGCGGCGCGGCGGGAACAGGCCTCCAGCAGTCGGCCAGCCGCCGTTCGACTTCGACCCCGCCACGGACGACCTCGTCGGACGGTAcctgcccgcgcgccgcgcgctgcgGTGCGGCGACCTGCCGCCGCAGATCCACGACGCCGACGTCTACGGCGCGCACCCGGCGTTCCTCGCCAAGGTGCACCCGCCCGCCAACTGCGCCCGGCCCGAGTGGCTCTTCTTCGTCTGCCGCGGGCGGGGCCTCGGCGGCAAGCGGAGGGCCGGGCCCGGGGCGTACCGCCTCACCGGCGAGGCGAAGCCCAGCGGCGGGTGGTACTGCCACAGCTTCCGCTACTACGAGGACTCCGCGGAGGCCAGCGACGCGAGGGAGACCGAGTGGCGCATGGAGGAGTACGGCGACCGCTGCcccggcggcgctggggcgctCGACGTGGTCGTGTGCAAGGTGTAcccggcgcgcggcggggcgctcGACAGGAGGCTCCGCctcgacggcgcggcgcggcgcgcgggcgccgACGTGAGGCCACAGGTGCTCACGCAGCTCTACCTTGCCAGCCTCAGCGCCGGGGACCCGCTTCGGTGCCGCATGCACCGCGCCGCCGACATGTGCGCAGCGCACCCCGCGGTGCTCACGGCCGTGCTGCCGCCGGCCAACGACCAGTTCGAGTGGTTCTTCGTGGTGCGGCGGCCGCGGACCGAGGACCACGGTGACGATGATGGCACAGCGCGCCCGCGGAGGGCAGGGCCTGGGCAGTACGTGCCGGCGGCGCGCTACTGGGACGTAAAGGACGGCGAAGGCCGGGAACTGGGCTACTGGCGCCTGTTCCGGTACCGGGAGGACGACGAGCAGGTGCGGCGAACGTCGCGGACCGTGTGGTCCATGGAAGAATACGGGTTCGGGCCGGACTTCCCGTACGGCGagcacggcggcgacgaggagctGGTCGTGTACAAGGTGTACCTGAGAATGGCCAGGCAATAG
- the LOC112900256 gene encoding transcription factor MYB8-like isoform X1, translated as MEGAPLGWGRQEVDGWRKGPWTSQEDKLLVEHVRQRGEGRWNSVSKLTGLKRSGKSCRLRWVNYLRPDLKRGKITPQEESIIVQLHALWGNSRWSTIARSLPGRTDNEIKNYWRTHFKKGKPSKNIERARARFLKQRQEMQSQQQQLLQLAGQVAKDHENQEGGGARTGTTADDEDRGSAVVDDACVAPTVAAAEAAGGHHHDEDLIMHDAMDFMCPMSCALLLHGAVHQGGGTGSCCGSTASDEYGSGEEDGATWGSLWNLDGVVVDDAAAGACCTPW; from the exons ATGGAGGGGGCGCCGCTGGGCTGGGGacggcaggaggtggacggGTGGAGGAAGGGCCCGTGGACCAGCCAGGAGGACAAGCTCCTCGTCGAGCACGTCCGGCAGCGCGGCGAGGGGCGGTGGAACTCCGTCTCCAAGCTCACAG GTCTGAAGAGGAGTGGCAAGAGCTGCAGGCTGCGGTGGGTTAACTACCTGAGACCAGATCTGAAGCGAGGCAAGATCACGCCCCAGGAAGAGAGCATCATAGTCCAGCTCCACGCTTTGTGGGGAAACAG CAGGTGGTCCACGATCGCACGCAGCCTGCCGGGCAGGACGGACAACGAGATCAAGAACTACTGGAGGACGCACTTCAAGAAGGGGAAGCCGTCCAAGAACAtcgagcgcgcgcgggcgcggttCCTCAAGCAGCGGCAGGAGATGCagagccagcagcagcagctgttGCAGCTGGCCGGGCAGGTCGCCAAGGACCACGAGAAtcaggaaggcggcggcgcgcgcaccGGGACCACGGCCGACGACGAGGACCGTGGCAGCGCAGTCGTCGACGACGCGTGCGTGGCGCCGACGGTGGCAGCGGCCGAAGCAGCCGGCGGGCACCACCACGACGAGGACCTGATCATGCACGACGCCATGGACTTCATGTGCCCCATGTCCTgcgccctcctcctccacggcgccGTCCATCAGGGCGGCGGCACCGGCAGCTGCTGCGGCTCCACGGCCAGCGACGAGTACGGGTCCGGCGAGGAGGACGGCGCCACGTGGGGCAGCCTGTGGAACCTCGACGGCGTGGTCGTcgacgacgccgccgccggagcgtGCTGCACGCCCTGGTAG
- the LOC112901418 gene encoding E3 ubiquitin-protein ligase WAV3-like gives MEGAWRKVRKALGRRLCAHAPMLGGGGVRCATAGAGVCRRDAAVAVASALAGESGPSTPAGALRRSKSGGRPSSSSSSSKGKCAICYASMRSGHGQALFTAECSHMFHFHCISSNVKHGNYVCPVCRAKWKEIPCRSLSSTSPHGRIGGNQSRSSQQDPHMALRRQVSNCRREVRRLHTSEPADYNDDEPLQHKEAFDNVNSGSGKTAQISSYPEFQSVVESSCLNGFDILIHVKAPTSSSDHVTGSLVHESSVRSSSRAPVDLVTVLDVSGSMAGTKLTLLKQAMGFVVQHLRSSDRLSVIVFSSTAQRLFPLRRMSHHGRQQALQAINSLGSGGGTNIADALKKAVKVIEDRSYKNSVCSIILLSDGQDTYSISSNSQGTSAACRSLVPSSILNEHHMVPLHAFGFGADHDSDTLHSIAEASGGTFSFIEDEGVMQDAFAQCIGGLLSVSVQEMHLSMKCIDPGVQLRSIKCGSYPSRVARDGRSGSVDIGHLYADEERDILLSVTVPKSSEQTSLLRVTCAYKDPVTNATIKIEGDEVKIKRPTSTLSEPVSIEVDRERNRIQAASSIESARAAAERGALSEAVTILEDCRRVLSQSFASQNGDRLCMALDAELREMQERMASRQLYEASGRAYMLSGLSSHSWQRATTRGDSTDSTTLVHSYQTPSMAQMLEHSQNFSSSPRSQRPQVRGARPVLEKPQPRRN, from the exons ATGGAGGGCGCGTGGAGGAAGGTCAGGAAGGCGCTGGGCCGCCGCCTCTGCGCGCACGCCCCCATGTTGGGCGGTGGAGGCGTGCGGTGCGCGACGGCGGGCGCGGGCGTTTGCCGGCGGGATgccgcggtggcggtggcgtcGGCGTTGGCGGGCGAGTCGGGGCCGAGCACGCCGGCGGGCGCGCTCCGGAGGTCCAAGTCCGGGGGCAGGCCCTCCTCCTCTTCGTCGTCTTCCAAG GGGAAATGTGCAATATGCTATGCTAGCATGAGATCTGGCCATGGCCAAGCCCTGTTTACTGCAGAGTGTTCTCACATGTTCCATTTTCACTGTATCTCATCTAATGTAAAACATGGAAACTATGTCTGTCCAGTTTGCCGAGCAAAGTGGAAAGAGATACCCTGTCGCTCACTATCTTCTACTAGCCCTCATGGAAGAATTGGAGGTAACCAAAGTCGATCTTCCCAGCAAGATCCCCATATGGCTCTTCGCCGGCAAGTTTCAAACTGTCGGCGAGAGGTCCGTCGCTTACATACTTCCGAGCCAGCAGACTACAATGATGATGAACCTTTGCAGCACAAAGAGGCTTTTGACAATGTTAATTCTGGATCTGGTAAAACTGCCCAGATCAGCTCATACCCAGAATTCCAATCTGTTGTGGAGTCATCATGTCTAAATGGGTTTGATATTCTGATTCATGTGAAGGCCCCCACTTCTAGCTCAGATCACGTCACAGGCAGCTTGGTCCATGAAAGCTCTGTGAGGTCATCAAGCCGAGCTCCTGTTGATCTTGTTACTGTCCTTGATGTTAGTGGTAGTATGGCGGGCACAAAGCTAACACTCCTCAAGCAGGCTATGGGTTTTGTTGTTCAGCACCTTCGGTCATCCGACCGCCTTTCAGTCATTGTCTTTTCATCTACTGCCCAAAGACTGTTCCCCCTTCGACGAATGTCACATCATGGCAGGCAGCAGGCCTTGCAGGCAATCAACTCACTTGGTTCCGGTGGTGGTACAAACATTGCCGATGCACTAAAGAAAGCTGTGAAGGTGATTGAGGACCGCAGCTATAAGAATTCAGTATGCAGTATCATTCTTCTGTCAGATGGCCAAGATACCTACAGCATTTCCTCAAATTCCCAAGGAACATCAGCAGCTTGTAGGTCACTTGTTCCATCTTCTATTCTAAATGAACACCATATGGTGCCCCTGCATGCTTTTGGATTTGGAGCAGATCATGATTCAGATACATTGCATTCGATTGCTGAAGCTTCTGGTGGCACCTTTTCTTTTATTGAGGAtgaaggtgtgatgcaagaTGCCTTTGCTCAATGCATTGGTGGGCTTCTTAGTGTTTCTGTTCAGGAGATGCATCTTAGCATGAAATGTATTGATCCTGGTGTTCAACTCCGTTCCATCAAATGTGGTAGCTATCCAAGTAGAGTGGCAAGAGATGGACGAAGTGGATCTGTTGATATCGGTCACTTGTATGCTGATGAGGAGAGAGACATTTTGCTATCAGTGACCGTCCCAAAATCTAGTGAACAGACTTCACTATTGAGAGTTACTTGTGCTTACAAAGATCCTGTAACAAACGCGACTATCAAGATTGAAGGTGACGAGGTGAAGATCAAGAGGCCAACATCCACCTTATCTGAACCAGTATCCATTGAAGTTGATCGAGAGAGGAACCGTATACAAGCTGCCAGTTCTATTGAGTCTGCACGTGCTGCTGCCGAGAGGGGTGCTCTCTCCGAGGCCGTCACTATTCTTGAAGATTGCCGGAGGGTACTATCACAGTCCTTTGCAAGCCAGAACGGGGACCGCCTATGCATGGCCCTTGATGCAGAGTTAAGAGAGATGCAGGAGAGGATGGCGAGCCGCCAACTCTATGAGGCTTCAGGGAGGGCATATAtgctgtctggactgagctctCACTCATGGCAGAGAGCGACAACACGCGGAGACTCTACAGATAGCACAACTCTTGTTCACTCGTATCAAACACCATCTATGGCTCAGATGCTGGAGCATTCCCAGAACTTCAGCTCTTCGCCTCGGAGCCAAAGGCCACAGGTCCGGGGAGCGAGGCCGGTCTTGGAGAAGCCTCAGCCAAG AAGAAATTGA
- the LOC112901537 gene encoding protein GPR107-like gives MQLDRSAMAASAVVLAVAASLAAVLPAARAEIKTTSIVSDSRSVILFEEFGFRRGGRAAVTATGVGWKVPEGSQIKAADPTLMGFFLISNSLIYLINNESDYAEATGTAFCPLTSKYVQPLFRFKEIAPDGTGKGSLTIDADDQYTVLFSSCQDGVEVTMEVRTEMFNVRRSGAKEYLPVGLLPLPGIFAAASVVHFVFLGTWLYVCVKHCKTAERIHAVMGALLLFKALKLACAAEDQWYVERTGTPHGWDVAFYVFGFFKGILLFTVIVLIGTGWSFLKPYLQEREKNVLMIIIPLQVIENIASAVIGETGPAGRDWLAWNQIFLLVDVICCCAVFFPIIWSIRNLREASKTDGKAARNLQKLTLFKQFYLVVVCYLYFTRIAASAVAAVLSYKYQWVVNVSIETASLAFYVFVFYNFQPVEKNPYLYVGDDEEEAAGGQLEMESTFEI, from the exons ATGCAGCTCGATCGATCCGCCATGGCCGCCTCCGCGGTCGTCCTCGCCGTCGCTGCTTCCCTCGCCGCGGTGCTGCCCGCCGCTCGCGCAGAGATCAAGACGACGTCCATTGTCTCCGACTCGCGCTCCGTGATCCTGTTCGAGGAGTTCGGCTTcaggcgcggcggccgcgccgccgtcacCGCCACCGGCGTCGGGTGGAAGGTCCCCGAGGGGTCCCAGATCAAGGCCGCGGACCCGACCCTCATGGGCTTCTTCCTCATCTCCAACTCCCTCATCTACCTGATCAACAACGAGTCCGACTACGCCGAGGCCACTGGCACCGCCTTCTGCCCGCTCACCAGCAAGTACGTGCAGCCGCTCTTCCGGTTCAAGGAGATCGCGCCCGACGGCACCGGGAAGGGCTCCCTGACCATCGACGCCGACGACCAGTACACGGTGCTTTTCAGCAGCTGCCAGGACGGCGTCGAGGTCACCATGGAGGTGCGCACCGAGATGTTCAACGTCCGCCGCTCCGGCGCCAAGGAGTACCTGCCCGTCGGCCTGCTGCCGCTGCCGGGCATCTTCGCGGCCGCGTCCGTCGTGCACTTCGTGTTCCTGGGAACGTGGCTGTACGTCTGCGTCAAGCACTGCAAGACCGCGGAGCGCATCCACGCCGTGATGGGCGCGCTGCTGCTGTTCAAGGCGCTCAAGCTGGCGTGCGCCGCCGAGGACCAGTGGTACGTGGAGCGCACCGGCACGCCGCACGGGTGGGACGTCGCCTTCTACGTGTTCGGCTTCTTCAAGGGCATCCTGCTCTTCACCGTCATCGTGCTCATCGGCACTGGCTGGTCCTTCCTGAAGCCATACCTCCAG GAGCGCGAGAAGAACGTGCTGATGATCATCATACCCCTGCAAGTGATCGAGAACATCGCGTCGGCAGTGATCGGGGAGACGGGCCCGGCGGGGCGGGACTGGCTGGCGTGGAACCAGATCTTCCTGCTGGTGGACGTCATCTGCTGCTGCGCCGTGTTCTTCCCCATCATCTGGTCCATCCGCAACCTGCGGGAGGCGTCCAAGACCGACGGCAAGGCGGCGCGGAACCTCCAGAAGCTCACCCTCTTCAAGCAGTTCTACCTGGTGGTCGTCTGCTACCTCTACTTCACCCGGATCGCCGcgtccgccgtcgccgccgtgctCAGCTACAAGTACCAGTGGGTCGTCAACGTCTCCATCGAGACGGCGAGCCTCGCCTTCTACGTGTTCGTGTTCTACAACTTCCAGCCGGTAGAGAAGAACCCGTACCTGTATGTCGGCGACGACGAAGAGGAGGCCGCGGGTGGGCAGCTTGAGATGGAGAGCACTTTTGAGATCTGA
- the LOC112900256 gene encoding transcription factor MYB8-like isoform X2, translated as MEGAPLGWGRQEVDGWRKGPWTSQEDKLLVEHVRQRGEGRWNSVSKLTGLKRSGKSCRLRWVNYLRPDLKRGKITPQEESIIVQLHALWGNRWSTIARSLPGRTDNEIKNYWRTHFKKGKPSKNIERARARFLKQRQEMQSQQQQLLQLAGQVAKDHENQEGGGARTGTTADDEDRGSAVVDDACVAPTVAAAEAAGGHHHDEDLIMHDAMDFMCPMSCALLLHGAVHQGGGTGSCCGSTASDEYGSGEEDGATWGSLWNLDGVVVDDAAAGACCTPW; from the exons ATGGAGGGGGCGCCGCTGGGCTGGGGacggcaggaggtggacggGTGGAGGAAGGGCCCGTGGACCAGCCAGGAGGACAAGCTCCTCGTCGAGCACGTCCGGCAGCGCGGCGAGGGGCGGTGGAACTCCGTCTCCAAGCTCACAG GTCTGAAGAGGAGTGGCAAGAGCTGCAGGCTGCGGTGGGTTAACTACCTGAGACCAGATCTGAAGCGAGGCAAGATCACGCCCCAGGAAGAGAGCATCATAGTCCAGCTCCACGCTTTGTGGGGAAACAG GTGGTCCACGATCGCACGCAGCCTGCCGGGCAGGACGGACAACGAGATCAAGAACTACTGGAGGACGCACTTCAAGAAGGGGAAGCCGTCCAAGAACAtcgagcgcgcgcgggcgcggttCCTCAAGCAGCGGCAGGAGATGCagagccagcagcagcagctgttGCAGCTGGCCGGGCAGGTCGCCAAGGACCACGAGAAtcaggaaggcggcggcgcgcgcaccGGGACCACGGCCGACGACGAGGACCGTGGCAGCGCAGTCGTCGACGACGCGTGCGTGGCGCCGACGGTGGCAGCGGCCGAAGCAGCCGGCGGGCACCACCACGACGAGGACCTGATCATGCACGACGCCATGGACTTCATGTGCCCCATGTCCTgcgccctcctcctccacggcgccGTCCATCAGGGCGGCGGCACCGGCAGCTGCTGCGGCTCCACGGCCAGCGACGAGTACGGGTCCGGCGAGGAGGACGGCGCCACGTGGGGCAGCCTGTGGAACCTCGACGGCGTGGTCGTcgacgacgccgccgccggagcgtGCTGCACGCCCTGGTAG
- the LOC112899622 gene encoding uncharacterized protein LOC112899622 codes for MVGNISSSIPCPVFGLKRPSDSSDEMIVSNVELEANALLGAYNWKEHKGFLECCSHGSHINWSFHEMVIKYESREASSEPQKRGRASGNIGSTEPVAKKGRKDVTSVPRGSSFLAALARPPRNPSVKLSTKQAEIQKKKDAEANLHKALDAPLRMVSLVDDNSDEDVAEVPPKVDTDLTKTSKEARPGVALETVMECVPKEDEDRGAMVEDMQLSGKHITQDFMELDFKKSLELRRIWDGVSWAHHRFFVLKGFDSETYSDSER; via the exons ATGGTGGGCAACATATCTAGTTCTATTCCTTGTCCAGTGTTTGGACTTAAGAGGCCATCTGATTCGAGTGATGAGATGATCGTGTCGAACGTTGAGCTTGAGGCTAATGCCCTTCTTGGTGCGTATAACTGGAAAGAGCATAAGGGTTTTTTGGAATGTTGTTCCCATGGTAGCCATATTAACTGGAGCTTCCATGAAATGGTAATAAAGTATGAGTCTCGAGAAGCATCTTCGGAGCCGCAGAAGAGGGGGAGGGCGTCCGGTAACATCGGCTCCACAGAGCCTGTTGCTAAGAAAGGGAGAAAGGATGTGACATCTGTGCCTAGAGGCTCGTCCTTCTTGGCTGCTTTGGCTAGACCTCCGAGGAATCCTTCGGTCAAGTTGTCAACCAAGCAAGCggagattcagaagaagaaagATGCTGAAGCAA ATCTGCACAAGGCATTAGATGCACCGCTTCGTATGGTAAGTCTGGTGGACGACAACAGTGACGAGGATGTTGCGGAGGTCCCCCCGAAGGTTGACACTGATTTGACTAAAACCTCGAAGGAGGCGCGCCCGGGAGTTGCGTTAGAAACGGTGATGGAATGTGTGCCCAAGGAAGATGAGGATCGCGGTGCTATGGTTGAGGACATGCAACTTTCGGGGAAACACATTACTCAGGACTTTATGGAGCTAG ATTTCAAGAAGAGCTTAGAGCTTAGGCGTATATGGGATGGAGTATCTTGGGCGCATCACCGCTTCTTTGTGCTTAAAG GCTTTGATAGCGAGACGTACAGCGACTCAGAGCGCTAA
- the LOC112901721 gene encoding glutaredoxin-C6-like translates to MGIASSSSSSPESRAMALAKAKEIVASAPVVVFSKSYCPFCVRVKQLFEKLGASFKAIELDVESDGSEIQDALKEWTGQRTVPNVFINGKHIGGCDDTMALNNDGKLVSLLTEAGAIVGSTSKKTTATA, encoded by the exons ATGGGAATCGCCTCCTCTTCGTCCTCGAGCCCGGAATCCAGAGCTATGGCGCTCGCCAAGGCCAAGGAGATCGTCGCCTCCGCGCCCGTCGTCGTCTTCAG CAAGTCTTACTGCCCTTTCTGCGTCCGTGTGAAGCAGCTGTTCGAGAAGCTGGGGGCAAGCTTCAAGGCCATTGAGCTGGATGTGGAAA GTGATGGATCTGAGATCCAGGATGCTCTCAAGGAATGGACTGGACAGAGGACTGTCCCAAATGTCTTCATCAATGGGAAGCATATTGGTGGCTGCGATG ATACCATGGCACTGAACAATGATGGGAAGCTGGTGTCCCTGCTGACTGAGGCTGGAGCGATCGTGGGTTCTACCTCAAAGAAAACCACCGCCACTGCTTAG